The Dyadobacter sp. 676 DNA window TTACGGCTCAGGACGAATGTCTCTGATCATAAATGGCCATTGGATTTTCGGGTTGTATATTAAATGATCAGCATTGCGTCGCCATAAGTGAAAAATTTATATTTCTCCTTGATAGCGACGTCGTAAGCTTTCATTACCAGGTCAAACCCTCCGAAAGCACAAGCGGCCATCAAAAGGATCGATTCGGGCAATTGGAAATTCGATAGCAACGCATTCGCGATTTTAAAATCGTAGGGAGGGAACACAAACTTGTCCGTCCAGCCTTCGACAGGTTTCAGATGGCCGCTTGCGGATACCGACGATTCGATGGCCCGCAGCGACGTCGTGCCGACCGCACAAATGCGTTTTTTTGCATCGATCGCCTTGTTGACGATATCAGCAGTGCTTTGTGTAATGCGGTAGTTTTCCGAGTCGGTTTTGTGTTTGGTCAAATCTTCCACATCCACCGTGCGGAATGTGCCAAGCCCCACGTGCAGGGTAATGGGCGCGAAGCTTACCCCTTTAATTTCCAGTCGTTTCATGATCGCCTTCGTAAAGTGCATACCGGCCGTCGGGGCGGCTACGGCACCTACATGCTCTGCAAAAATGGTCTGGAACCGTTCCCGGTCAGCGCTTTCGACCTTGCGGCGCGAGATAATTTCGGGAGGTAGCGGCGTTTCGCCCAGCTCGTCGACCAGCTTCATGAACGCATCGTTATCGCCGTCGTACAGGAACCGGATGGTGCGGCCGCGGGAAGTGGTATTGTCGATTACCTCGGCTACCAGGTCGCTATCGCCGAAATAGAGCTTGTTACCTACGCGGATTTTACGAGCGGGGTCTACCAGGACATCCCAAAGGCGCATTTCACGGTTCAGTTCCCGTAGCAGGAATACTTCAATCTTCGCGCCGGTCTTTTCTTTCTGGCCATACAAACGGGCCGGAAATACTTTTGTATCGTTGATCGCCATTACATCGCCGTCGTCAAAGTAATTGATTACGTCGGCGAATGTTTTATGTTCGATTTCTCCTGTTTTGCGGTGAACGACCATCAGGCGGGATTCTCCGCGGTCGGAAGGATGAAGTGCGATTAAACTCTGGGGAAGATCAAACTTAAATTCGGATAGCTTCATAGCTGGATATTCTGTGAATTCTTTGGTCGTAGATAATATCAGAAAAAGGGTAAATACCGCTTTTCTGACGGATTCCGGCACTTAATGCAACTGAATTATAGCAATTATTCACCAGAAAGCATTCTCTATTCAAAGAAATTTTGGTAGCGGGAATACTTGCGGCCGGTTTCAAATTGCCTGAAAATTTGTATAATCAGCCCTTATCTAAAATAAGACCGCAAAAGTAGGAATTTTTTTAAAAAATTTCAATAAATCACCCGGTTTTAACGCATAGCCAGGCGGCGGCTCCGCCATTTTGATTTACGCATGCTCTCGTCCTCATTCTGAACGCGTTTGCTTTCGGCAGAGCTGTCGCTCAAAAAGGCCGAAATCAATGCTGCCAGGCCAGCCACTTCATGATCGGTATTTGTACTTAACGAATCCGGGTGAAAATGGGTGGCTACAAAATTGGTGTCGAAGCTACCGTTCACGAATGCCTCGTGCCGCATCACGAACCGGCAGAACGGAAGTGTCGTCTGGACACCCGTAATCAGGTATTCATCGATAGCCCGGATCATTTTCCGGATTGCCGTTTGGCGGTCTTCGCCGTAGGTAATGAGCTTCGCGATCATCGGATCGTAGTAGATCGGGATTTCCATGCCCTGTTCGAAGCCGTCGTCCACCCGCACGCCGTTACCGTCGGGTTTCACATAAGTGTGCAAGGTTCCGATGTCGGGCAAAAAATGATTCGAGGCATCTTCGGCGTAAACCCTGATTTCAATGGCATGCCCATGGATGTTCAAATCTCCCTGCCTGATCGACAGCGGTTTTCCCTCGGCGATTTGTATCATTTCTTTTACGAGATCCACACCCGTGATCATTTCCGTTACGGGATGTTCCACCTGCAGGCGGGTATTCATTTCCAGAAAATAGAAGTTTCGGTTGGCGTCCATGATGAATTCCACAGTCCCCGCACCGTAATAGCCGCAGGAGCGTGCCACATCGACTGCGCACCGCCCCATTTCCTCGCGGATTTCCGGGGTAACAGATATCGACGGGGCCTCTTCGACCACCTTCTGATGCCGCCGCTGGATCGAGCATTCCCGCTCGAAAAGATGGATGATGTTGCCATGGTGATCGCCCAGAACCTGTATTTCGACATGTTTGGGCGAGGTAATGTATTTTTCGATAAAAACCGATCCGTCGCCGAATGCCGCCTGCGCTTCGCTTACCGCCCGGTCCATCTGCGCATCGAATTCTTCTGCGCTTTCCACTACGCGCATTCCCTTTCCGCCCCCGCCCGCGCTGGCCTTGATCAGAATCGGGTAGCCGATTTCAGCGGCTATGCGTTTGGCTTCCGCACGGTCACCGATGGCGTCCGCAGTGCCGGGCACCATCGGGATATCGTATTTTGCCGCGGCCTGTTTGGCGGCGAGCTTGCTGCCCATGATCTCGATCGATTCGGGCGATGGGCCGATGAAGATCAGTCCTGCCTTCCGCACCCTTTCGGCAAATGCCGCATTCTCGGAAAGGAATCCGTAACCCGGATGGACCGCGTCGACGTGCAGGTCTTCGCAGATTTTCAGGATTTTATCGATATTTAAATAAGATTCGGAAGAAGGCGGCGGACCGATATACACCGCTTCGTCGGCATAACGCACATGGGGCGACGTGCGGTCTGCTTCGCTGAAAACTGCCACGGTGCCAATGTTCATTTCCCGTGCGGTACGCATGATTCGCAAGGCAATTTCGCCGCGATTGGCGATGAGAATTTTTCGGATTGGGGGCATAAAAATCGGTGGTGATGTTCAGGATAACGGGCGCAGAGTAAAGGCACTGTTATCATTATTTTACTAACTTACCATAAGTTGCAATGACAACGGTCTTTTTTAAGTTAAATGTAAATTTTTTATTTTTGCATTTATCTAACATTTAAATCATCTGTTACCCACATAAAATAAGAGAGAGTGGACATTTTCGAGAAATTGCGCAACAATTCAGGCCCGATCGGAAACCCGGCCAAAATGCTGAACAGCCATCATTATTTTTCGTTTCCGATGCTGGAAGGAGAGCTGGGGCCGCGCATGAGGTTTATGGGACGGGAAGTGCTGAACTGGAGTCTCAACAACTATCTGGGTTTGGCGAATCATCCGGAGGTCCGTAAGGCGGATGCCGAAGCCGCTGCTAAATGGGGCCTGGCGTACCCTATGGGCGCAAGGATGATGTCAGGAAACTCTGTCCTGCATGAGACTTTTGAAAAGGAACTGGCGCAGTTTGTCGGTAAAACCGATGCATTTCTCCTTAATTATGGCTACCAGGGTGTCATGTCCGCGATCGAATGTCTCTGCGACCACCGCGATGTGATTGTTTACGACGCCGAGTCGCACGCCTGTCTTATCGACGGAATCCGCCTGCACAAAGCCAAGCTGGGGGAATACTACAAGTTCAATCACAACGACATGGTCAGCCTGGAAAAGAACCTGATCCGCGCTACCAAACTCGCCGAGGAAAAAGGCGGGGGCGTGCTGGTGATTACCGAAGGCGTTTTTGGCATGTCGGGTAAAGTCGGCGACCTGAAAGCCATTGCCGAGCTGAAAAAGAAATACAACTTCCGCCTGCTCGTCGACGACGCGCATGGTTTCGGAACCATGGGTGAAACCGGTGCGGGTGTAGGTGAATTGTTGGGCGTTCAGAAGGAAATCGATCTCTACTTCTCGACTTTCGCCAAATCGATGGCGGCTATCGGTGCATTCATCGCATCCGATGATCCCGAGATCATCATGTTCCTCAAATACAACATGCGTTCGCAAACCTACGCGAAGGCGCTTCCGATGCCTTATGTGGAAGGTTGCCGGAAACGCCTCGAGATGATCAGGCAAATGCCGGAGCTACGTACCAAGCTTTGGGAAAATGTAAAAGCGATGCAGGATGGCCTTCGCAGCCGCGGTTTCAATATCGGCGAAACCGAATCGCCCGTGACGCCGGTGTTCCTGCACAGCGAGGGCGGCGTGCCCGAAGTTACCCGGATGGTGCGCGACCTGCGCGAGAACATGGGGGTTTTCTGCTCGATCGTAGTTTACCCGGTCGTTCCGAAGGGCCAGATCATGCTGCGCATTATCCCTACCGCTGCACATACCCTTGAAGATGTGGAATACACGCTGAATGCATTTACGACGCTCGCCGAAAAACTCAAAAACAGGGTTTATCAGAGCGATGCGGTACAGGAAGTCGTGGAATAGTTATAAAACCGCGTTTCCCGCATATGGAGGGCTTTTTTTTAAAAGGCCCTCTTTTTTTATTTCCTTTTTGATAATAAATGTGAAGTATGTAACTGTCTGTTTTTGAGTAAGTTATTTGTTGTAAAGTATTTAATTGGATTTTAGAAGTGTTTTTTTTTGTTTTTTGGGTTGCTAAAATGGTTTTAATTACTAAATTTCGGTCAAAACATGCGTTTTTAGCGTGTGAGAGGCATTTTTTAAACTAAAAAACAAAGAAAACATGGCAAGATTCGATGAAGTAAAAGAACTGGTTCTTTCACTGGAAGGCGATTTCGATAAGTTCTATAACAAAGGCAACCAGGCTGCCGGAACACGCGTTCGCAAAGGTATGCAGGACCTTAAAACGTTGGCTCAGGAGATTCGCGCGGAGGTTCAGAACAAAAAGAACGCGGGCGAGTAATCACAAAGCACACGGAAGATTTTCGAGCCCCGGTGGGATTCCCGCCGGGGCTTTTCCTTTCTCAGAATTTTTCTTCGTTGACCATCGTCGCGATACCGCGCACGGCGATCTTTTTGGTCGTAGCGTCGTAAATTTCGGTGGAGATTTCGGCGATGTGCTTGGCGGGGTTAATGGAGACGATCCTGAAAACGGCCCGGTACTCCGTATCCACGAACATCGGACGGAGGAATTCGACGGTTTGTTTGAGATAAATCGACCCAAAGCCGGGAAATTGCGTGCCGAGCACCTTCGTAAACACGGTGATCCCCAGCATACCGTGAATGATCGGTTTCTTGAATTGCGTGGTAGCAGCATAACCGGCATCGAGGTGCACAGGATTGTTGTCGCCGGTCAGGTCTGCGAATGCCTGGACCTGTTCTTGTGTAAACTTGAAAAGATGGTCGAATGTGGCATCGACAACGGGTTCTATTTGCATAGTATTCTTTTTCTAAAATGAATTTCAAAAATACGGGCAATGCGGCGTTTTCCGCAACTATTTTAAGTGGACCGCCAAAACGCAAGAAGCCGCCTGGCGGGAGGCGGCTTCTTGTTTCGAATGGATAAATGGGTTATTCTTCCACGTCTTCGGCCAGCATGACTACCTCGTTGTCTTCGGGGAGTCCGCTGCGGCTTTTAGGACTTTTCGAGTTGTTACGTTTATTTTTGAACTTTTTTACCTGCATTTTCAGGGTATCTATTGCTAGGTCGGTTGCTTCTTCAAATGTAGACCCCTGCTCCTTTACGAACACTGTTCCGCCGGGTACATAGAGCTTGACTTCCAGGAGCTTGGTATGCAACTTGGTGTTTTCATTTTTGGCGAGCTTAAGGAATACCTCTCCACTGGTGATCCGGTCGTAGAACGTATCCAGTTTGTCCAATTTTTGCTGAATGAAATTCAACAATTTGGGATCGGCATCAAAGTGAATTGCTTGCATCTGCAGTCTCATAAGCACACATCATTTAATAGTAAAACAATATTTCCAACCGCCCTTGCGATATTTAAACCGGAGTTTTACTCATCTTCGGATAGTTATAAAAAATACATGCTATCCGGGCTGATCTCCTGGCTAAACCGGCCTTAACGGTAGATTAAATAAAGGGAAATATTAAGTTAATGTCAAGCAATAACACGGGTTTTTAAGGTACATTTATTTCGGCAGTTCCGCCTGCTACGCTTCCTCTAAAAGTGTCCTGAAAGATACATACTGACCGTTGAAAAGCTCGTGATGACGCTCCTGCAACAGGGGCTGGAAGTGGGTCTGGTAAGCCAGAAAATCTTCCATTGTCCTGAATGTAAACTGGGTAGTATAGGTAGAGCCCTCGTTTTCGATCTCCGTAAGAAGCCGTAGCAGCTTGCATTCCAGCGGCAGTTCGGTCGAGAGTATTTCCGGGATATACACCGATTTCATATAATGCAGCCAATCTTTTTCGGCCTGATAGCTGATGTTGACTGTAATGTTATAGACAATCATTTTATAAAAATTTATTGTTTGCGAGTTACATTTGCAGGCATATACTTATTCACCGTAACCAGTATAATCATGAATATTCTTCTGCACGCCCATTCGGGCCTCCGCTATGTGGTGTTAGGACTTTTAATCGCGGCTGTTTTTGCTGCATATTCCAACTGGCAGAAAGGAAGCCGGGACGACAGCAAACTATATCTTTTTACCCTTATTGCCACCCACACACAGCTGCTGATCGGGCTGGTGTTGTATTTCATGAGCCCCAAAGTTAACTTCGATCTGATCAGCGAGAAAGTATTTCGTTTCTATTCGATCGAGCATGTATTTATGATGCTGATCGCCATCGTGCTCATTACGGTGGGAAGGGTACGGTCAAAGAAGCTTGGCGGCGCCGATAAGCACCGCACGATTCTGTATTTCTACACGCTGGCATTGATTATCATTCTGGTAGCTATTCCCTGGCCGTTCCGGAACCTGGGGTCGGGGTGGTTTTAAGAAGACTTTGGCTTTCGGCAGTCGGCTTTTTTAGTTTGATAGCCGACTGCCGAAAGCCGACTGCCGAAGTCTTACCCAAACAGATCGCTCGACAGGTACCTGTCGCCGCGATCGCAGATGATGAACACGATAACGCCTTCCTTCAATTCTTTCGCCAGTTGAATGGCTGCCCACGCGGCGCCTCCGCTGCTCATTCCCGCAAAGACGGCTTCTTCGTTCGCCAGCCGCCTGGTAGTAAGGGTGGCGTTCTCCTGCGACACTTCGATCACGCGGTCGACACGTTCTCTTTCGAATATTTTGGGAAGATATTCCTCCGGCCATTTGCGGATGCCGGGAATGCTCGATCCGTCGTTCGGCTGGCAGCCGACGATCTGAATGCCGTTGTTTTGCTCCTTTAAATAGCGCGAAACGCCCATAATAGTGCCGGTCGTCCCCATCGATGACACAAAATGCGTGATTTGCCGGTTGGTATCGCCGTAAATTTCCGGGCCGGTCGTGCGGTAATGAGCTTTCCAGTTGTCGGGATTGGCAAACTGGTTAAGCATGAAATACCCGCCCGAAGCCGCCTTTTCTTCGGCCAGGTCGCGGGCGCTTTCCATCGTTTCGGTCAGTACGACCTTGGCGCCAAACGCCTCCATCGTGAGCACGCGCTCGCGGGTGGAGCTCTGCGGCATGAGCAGCTCGATTTCCAGGTCGAAAAGCCGGGCGATCATTGCCAACGCGATACCCGTATTGCCGCTCGTCGCCTCCACGAGTTTCGTTCCGGGTTTTACCTCGCCGCGTTCGAGCGCGCCTTTGATCATACTGTAAGCGGCGCGGTCCTTCACGCTACCGCCGGGATTGTTGCCTTCCAGCTTACCGAAAATCCGTACGTCGGGATTGGGGTTGATTTTCTTTAATTCGACCAGGGGGGTGTTGCCTACCAGATCCAGTAATGATGACATGGTGTTGTATTCGAATGTTGTGATTCTAAAAGGTACGTATATGCGGCTACCGGGGCGGCCCGCTTTTTAAACATAAATCAACAACATCGCAAAAGCCGAAAGAATGCCCGCAGGCGGGAAAATGTAGGTGACTCGACAGTTAAAAGCATATTTACCCTATTAAATTAATGGGATGCAATATACCACATTATTTATGGGGTAGTGGTAAAAAAATCCAGGGTCCCGAGCAGGAAAAAGGGAATTGTGCTGCTGTGGGTTCCTTGTGGAATGGTCGTAAACTTCACATTCGTTGCACCCAGGGCCTGCATGGCGTTATAAGCATTCACGGAATTGAAATAGAAAACCAGCGGGTCGGCATCGCCATGGTAAAGGTGCGTCGGTGTTTTTGGTTTGAATTTATATACATCGTTGTCGGCAATGGCGTCGATGAAATCTTTGTCGGAGCCATCGTTCAATGCCTTTTTGAAGGAATCGTTGAGGATGTTGCTGAAACTCCGGTTGATATTTACATTAATGCCGTTCTGCGCGATTTGCGATGCATATGGATCGGGGAAATAATAGCTGGCCGGTTTGTTCAGTTTGTAAATTCTGTCGTAACTGAGCAAAACCCATAAATACAGAGAGTTATAAGTACCTTGTGTGGGAGAATTGACGATGTATTTCATGAACGCGGTCTTGTCGTAAGCGCCGGCGCCGCAGCTGGACGCACGCAGATTGAATTCCGACGAGGCCTCTTCTTCTATTTTCCGTTGCAGCGCCATCGTCGCGAAACCGCCTTCGGAATAGCCCGCTACGTACAGTTTTCCATCCCATTTAACCTCGGTCTGGCCATTTAGAAATTCCTTCGCCGCCCGCAGCATATCCAGCGACGCCGATGCCAGGCTTGCGCGGTGCTCGTACGGGTGCGGAAGGTCTTTCGACGCCCCGTAGCCGATATAATCCGGATACGCGATAATGTAACCCATCGACCCGAAAATGGCTCCGAACGAGGCGGCTTCGGAGTCGTCCTGAAAGTAGGAGGGTGCTTCTCCATCGGTGCGGATGGTGCCATGCTGCACGCTGATCATTGAAACGGGCCCGGTTACAGCGGGTAATATCAATGCCCCCGAAGCGGTAATCTCCGTACCGTCGGTGTTTGTTGTTTTATAAGTGATCCTGAAAACCCTGATGCCATTCCTGACGTAGCCGTTCACGATTCCAGCGCCCAGGGAAGTTGCCTTTTCCAGCACCTCTTCCTTTGTCATCGATTTGACCGGGGTACTTTCCTTTAAATAAACATTCTGCTGTGTAGGCGGTACGAGCTTGGTATCGTCCTCACTGCATGAACTGAGGATAAGAAGGCTCCATACGAGCAGGTAGGAAAGTTTGCGCAGGAGAGCCAGGGAGGTAGATTTTCGCATAACTAAAAGATAAACAGGCCATCAGTACATTACTAGTAACGCATAATGGCCTGTTTTTGATGATGGTTTCCGCTTTTTCTTGATATTAAATTTTACTCATATACCAGTTGATCATCCGGGCGGTGGCATCCGGACGTTCCACCATGCCCATATGACCGGCTTCGGCGAAAATCAGCGGATAGCTCTTGCCGGGATATTCGGCGAGTTCGATCACGCTTTCGAAGGGAATGAGCTTGTCCTGCATCCCTATGATGAAAAGCACCGGGAACGGCATGCCGGCGAGCATGGCAGTGCGGTCGGGACGGTTGCGCATAGCGTTAATACCCGCAATGAGCGCATCGGCGGGCAGTTTGCCAAAATATGCAATGTGCTCCTTTATGCGTTCGGGATGAAGTTCCTTGTAACGGTCGCCAAAGAGGTTGGGTGCGGTGTTTTTTATAAACGACTCGGTACCGTAGGTCCGCAGCAGATCGATCATCTGGTCGCGCTGGTGTTTTTTGGCATCGTCGTCGGCAAAAGCGGTAGAGTGGAAAAGTCCGAAGCCTTCGAGCATATCCATGTATTTTTCGGCGAATGCCAGGGAAATATAGCCGCCCATCGAGTGGCCGATCAGGACGCATTTCTGGATGTTGGCGTTGGTCAGGAAACGATAGAGCTCGTCGGCATATTCTTCCACCGACTGGCAGGAAGTAAGGAGTGAAATATTAGGCCTCACAACGGTGTAAGAGTCATTGATCGCAGCGTCGAGGCTGTCCCAAATCGTGTCATCTATGCCATGACCATGTAGTAAAACCAAAGTTTTCCGGTGTAGATTCATAATATATTCGCATTCAAGGTTGAGACTTGTTTGCCTAAATATACTAAACCTTCCACCGTTTTCAGGCCTTAATGGGCAACTTTCGCCATTTCCTCCTCGCGCAGGGCCCGGCGCAGGATCTTGCCTACATTGGTTTTCGGAAGCTCGTTCCGGAACTCGATTTTCCGTGGAATCTTGTAGCCTGTAAGGTTTTCTTTACAGAATGTCCTGATTTTTTCTTCCGTCAGTTCCGGATCTTTTTTAACCACGTAGATCTTTACCATCTCCCCTGATTTCTCATCCGGAATACCTACGCAGGCTACCTCCGCAATCCCCGGACATCGCGCCACTACGTCCTCGATTTCGTTGGGGTAAACATTGAACCCGGACACCAGGATCATGTCTTTCTTGCGATCGACAATCCTGAAAAAGCCGTCGGAGTCCTCGATACCGATGTCGCCCGTTCTGAACCAGCGCCCGCTTTCATCTTCCAGAATTACTTTGGCTGTTTCGTCGGGACGGTTGTAATAGCCCAGCATGACCTGGGGGCCTTTGGCACAGATTTCACCGCGCTCTCCGACCGGCAGCCATTGGTTGTCGTCACTCAGGATGCGCATTTCCGTACTCGGGAATGGCAGGCCTATTGTTCCCTGCTTATGTTTACCGTTCAGAGGGTTGACCGAAAGCACCGGCGACGTTTCCGACAGGCCGTAACCTTCCACCAGCGGGCAGCCCGTCACTTTTTCCCATCGTTCGGCAACGACCTTCTGGAGCGCCATACCACCGGCAATGGTGATTTTAAGATTGGAAAAATCGACCGAGCTGAAATCCTGATTGTTCAGCAGGCCATTGAAAAGCGTGTTGAGGCCCGGAAAAATATGGAAACGGAATTTTTTCAGTTCTTTTATGAATGCAGGAATGTCTTTCGGGTTGGTAATCAATACATTCAATGCGCCCCATTTGATGCCGCACAAGCCGTTGATGGTCATTGCAAAAACGTGATAAAGCGGCAGTGCGGCTATGAGGGTGAGCTGTCCCCAGATTTCCGAATTTCGTAATTTGGACATCAGCCATTCGTTAACGCCCTCCACATTGGCGATCAAATTCCGGTGTGTGAGCATTGCCCCTTTCGACACCCCGGTAGTCCCGCCGGTATATTGGATGAATGCCAGGTCGAGACCCGAGACGTTCGGTTTTTCGTAGGTAACGCCTGATCCGACAGATAGTGCGTGGGCGAGCGATACCGTGTTTTTGAGATGATACGGCGGCACCATTTTCTTTACATATTTCACTACGGCGTTAACGATCAGCTTTTTTGGAAAACCAAGCATGTCGCCGATTTCGGTAACGATCACATGTTCAATGTTGGTGCTGGCGATGATCTTTTCAAGGTTAGCGGCAAAATTGGCCAGTATTACGATGGCTTTTGCACCCGAATCCTTGAACTGGTGCTGCATTTCGCGTGGTGTATAGAGCGGGTTGGTATTCACGATCGTGAGGCCCGCGCGGAGCGAACCCGCCATGACAACCGGATATTGCAATAAATTGGGCATTTGCAGGGCAATGCGGTCGCCTTGTTTCATGCCGATGCTCTGCAGGTATGCCGCGAAATTCTGCGAAAGCTCGTCCAGTTGCCCGAACGTCAGCTTTTTATCCATGTTGGTGAATGCCGGCTTACCGGCATTTTCGCGGAAGCTCGTCTCCATCAGTTCGAGCAGCGAGGAGTAAGCGTCGGGGTTTATTTCATAGGGAATGCCTTCCGGGTAGTTTTGAAGCCATGGATAGGTATCCTTCGATATCGCAGTCATAATAGTACAGAGCAAAGGGTATGAACGAATAATCGATTTTAAGGTAATCAATTAAGCCAAAAAAATATCGAACCAATCCAATTTATTTTTGGCACAAAAACCTGCGGATTTGTATGAAACCGCGAAGATTATGATTACCGCCGGCTAATTTCCCAGCGCCAGAGCAGGCCTTCGTCGGGATCGTTCACATCTTCGGTTTGCGTGAAACCCAGCTTTTCCAGAATGTGCCCCGACGCGTTTTCTTCCGCGAGCGTATGGGCGATCACCTTGCGTACCGACGGATGCTGAAATGCGTGGTCCAGCAGCCCCCTGGCCGTTTCGGTTCCCAGGCCTCTCCCGCGATGCGAGGAAATGATTTCGTAACCAATCTCTACTACGCCGTTCGAATCCGGTTCCCCTTTGTAGCCGCAGGAACCGATCAGCATGTTATCGGGAACGTGCACAATCAAATAAACCCACCAGTCGCGCAGCGGCGGGTGGGCTTTCCATCGGTGGTAAGACGGGGTGAAAGTGTCGCGGAATTCCGTCCACTTTTTCGGGACGTTGACGCCCATTACACGGGCTAATGTGTTGTTACCCATGCGGATCGCGTCATAAAGCGTATCGTCGCAGGAGATAATCCTTAAACGGGGGGTCAGAATCATAATAGGGAAAATGAGCCCCCCCAATTTAAGAAACTATGAATTGTTTTCATCAAAACGGTCGGTAATTGCCTTCCGGATCGCCTGGTGAGGGCGCATTCCGGTGCTGCGCGTGCGCGGTACGGCACGATCGGCCTGCGCATTCGACCTGGCGCGTAACGCCAGATTCGAGACGGTCAGATGGCTGTTGCGCCAGGC harbors:
- the queA gene encoding tRNA preQ1(34) S-adenosylmethionine ribosyltransferase-isomerase QueA, producing MKLSEFKFDLPQSLIALHPSDRGESRLMVVHRKTGEIEHKTFADVINYFDDGDVMAINDTKVFPARLYGQKEKTGAKIEVFLLRELNREMRLWDVLVDPARKIRVGNKLYFGDSDLVAEVIDNTTSRGRTIRFLYDGDNDAFMKLVDELGETPLPPEIISRRKVESADRERFQTIFAEHVGAVAAPTAGMHFTKAIMKRLEIKGVSFAPITLHVGLGTFRTVDVEDLTKHKTDSENYRITQSTADIVNKAIDAKKRICAVGTTSLRAIESSVSASGHLKPVEGWTDKFVFPPYDFKIANALLSNFQLPESILLMAACAFGGFDLVMKAYDVAIKEKYKFFTYGDAMLII
- a CDS encoding acetyl-CoA carboxylase biotin carboxylase subunit, giving the protein MPPIRKILIANRGEIALRIMRTAREMNIGTVAVFSEADRTSPHVRYADEAVYIGPPPSSESYLNIDKILKICEDLHVDAVHPGYGFLSENAAFAERVRKAGLIFIGPSPESIEIMGSKLAAKQAAAKYDIPMVPGTADAIGDRAEAKRIAAEIGYPILIKASAGGGGKGMRVVESAEEFDAQMDRAVSEAQAAFGDGSVFIEKYITSPKHVEIQVLGDHHGNIIHLFERECSIQRRHQKVVEEAPSISVTPEIREEMGRCAVDVARSCGYYGAGTVEFIMDANRNFYFLEMNTRLQVEHPVTEMITGVDLVKEMIQIAEGKPLSIRQGDLNIHGHAIEIRVYAEDASNHFLPDIGTLHTYVKPDGNGVRVDDGFEQGMEIPIYYDPMIAKLITYGEDRQTAIRKMIRAIDEYLITGVQTTLPFCRFVMRHEAFVNGSFDTNFVATHFHPDSLSTNTDHEVAGLAALISAFLSDSSAESKRVQNEDESMRKSKWRSRRLAMR
- a CDS encoding aminotransferase class I/II-fold pyridoxal phosphate-dependent enzyme translates to MDIFEKLRNNSGPIGNPAKMLNSHHYFSFPMLEGELGPRMRFMGREVLNWSLNNYLGLANHPEVRKADAEAAAKWGLAYPMGARMMSGNSVLHETFEKELAQFVGKTDAFLLNYGYQGVMSAIECLCDHRDVIVYDAESHACLIDGIRLHKAKLGEYYKFNHNDMVSLEKNLIRATKLAEEKGGGVLVITEGVFGMSGKVGDLKAIAELKKKYNFRLLVDDAHGFGTMGETGAGVGELLGVQKEIDLYFSTFAKSMAAIGAFIASDDPEIIMFLKYNMRSQTYAKALPMPYVEGCRKRLEMIRQMPELRTKLWENVKAMQDGLRSRGFNIGETESPVTPVFLHSEGGVPEVTRMVRDLRENMGVFCSIVVYPVVPKGQIMLRIIPTAAHTLEDVEYTLNAFTTLAEKLKNRVYQSDAVQEVVE
- a CDS encoding histone H1 — its product is MARFDEVKELVLSLEGDFDKFYNKGNQAAGTRVRKGMQDLKTLAQEIRAEVQNKKNAGE
- a CDS encoding MaoC family dehydratase, producing MQIEPVVDATFDHLFKFTQEQVQAFADLTGDNNPVHLDAGYAATTQFKKPIIHGMLGITVFTKVLGTQFPGFGSIYLKQTVEFLRPMFVDTEYRAVFRIVSINPAKHIAEISTEIYDATTKKIAVRGIATMVNEEKF
- the raiA gene encoding ribosome-associated translation inhibitor RaiA codes for the protein MRLQMQAIHFDADPKLLNFIQQKLDKLDTFYDRITSGEVFLKLAKNENTKLHTKLLEVKLYVPGGTVFVKEQGSTFEEATDLAIDTLKMQVKKFKNKRNNSKSPKSRSGLPEDNEVVMLAEDVEE
- a CDS encoding DUF4286 family protein — protein: MIVYNITVNISYQAEKDWLHYMKSVYIPEILSTELPLECKLLRLLTEIENEGSTYTTQFTFRTMEDFLAYQTHFQPLLQERHHELFNGQYVSFRTLLEEA
- a CDS encoding cytochrome B; this translates as MNILLHAHSGLRYVVLGLLIAAVFAAYSNWQKGSRDDSKLYLFTLIATHTQLLIGLVLYFMSPKVNFDLISEKVFRFYSIEHVFMMLIAIVLITVGRVRSKKLGGADKHRTILYFYTLALIIILVAIPWPFRNLGSGWF
- the cysM gene encoding cysteine synthase CysM, whose translation is MSSLLDLVGNTPLVELKKINPNPDVRIFGKLEGNNPGGSVKDRAAYSMIKGALERGEVKPGTKLVEATSGNTGIALAMIARLFDLEIELLMPQSSTRERVLTMEAFGAKVVLTETMESARDLAEEKAASGGYFMLNQFANPDNWKAHYRTTGPEIYGDTNRQITHFVSSMGTTGTIMGVSRYLKEQNNGIQIVGCQPNDGSSIPGIRKWPEEYLPKIFERERVDRVIEVSQENATLTTRRLANEEAVFAGMSSGGAAWAAIQLAKELKEGVIVFIICDRGDRYLSSDLFG
- a CDS encoding lipase family protein translates to MRKSTSLALLRKLSYLLVWSLLILSSCSEDDTKLVPPTQQNVYLKESTPVKSMTKEEVLEKATSLGAGIVNGYVRNGIRVFRITYKTTNTDGTEITASGALILPAVTGPVSMISVQHGTIRTDGEAPSYFQDDSEAASFGAIFGSMGYIIAYPDYIGYGASKDLPHPYEHRASLASASLDMLRAAKEFLNGQTEVKWDGKLYVAGYSEGGFATMALQRKIEEEASSEFNLRASSCGAGAYDKTAFMKYIVNSPTQGTYNSLYLWVLLSYDRIYKLNKPASYYFPDPYASQIAQNGINVNINRSFSNILNDSFKKALNDGSDKDFIDAIADNDVYKFKPKTPTHLYHGDADPLVFYFNSVNAYNAMQALGATNVKFTTIPQGTHSSTIPFFLLGTLDFFTTTP
- a CDS encoding alpha/beta hydrolase; amino-acid sequence: MVLLHGHGIDDTIWDSLDAAINDSYTVVRPNISLLTSCQSVEEYADELYRFLTNANIQKCVLIGHSMGGYISLAFAEKYMDMLEGFGLFHSTAFADDDAKKHQRDQMIDLLRTYGTESFIKNTAPNLFGDRYKELHPERIKEHIAYFGKLPADALIAGINAMRNRPDRTAMLAGMPFPVLFIIGMQDKLIPFESVIELAEYPGKSYPLIFAEAGHMGMVERPDATARMINWYMSKI